In one Nocardia tengchongensis genomic region, the following are encoded:
- a CDS encoding Uma2 family endonuclease: MRVPASANRWTAADLDHLPENGLRYEVLNGQLIVNAVPTPIHQLLVMRLGSILEIAVPEGYFVLPGVGVLIGEDEPIPDLVVGIGNIPLDAHGIPAAQIQLAVEVISRSTAAMDRRIKPDLYAEGGIPNYWRLETSRFKGQLPGEELPVLVADALTEEGEYEQIARCPAGRVATLNSPFDITLDPADLLP, encoded by the coding sequence ATGCGCGTACCCGCATCCGCCAACCGCTGGACCGCCGCCGACCTCGATCACCTGCCCGAGAACGGACTCAGATACGAAGTCCTGAACGGCCAGCTCATAGTGAATGCCGTACCCACACCCATCCATCAATTGCTTGTCATGAGACTGGGCAGCATTCTCGAAATTGCCGTACCAGAGGGGTATTTCGTACTCCCCGGCGTCGGAGTCCTGATTGGCGAGGACGAACCGATCCCGGACCTCGTCGTCGGAATCGGCAACATTCCCTTGGACGCCCACGGCATCCCCGCCGCCCAGATCCAACTGGCGGTCGAGGTGATCTCTCGCTCAACGGCCGCGATGGATCGCCGGATCAAGCCGGACCTCTATGCGGAGGGAGGCATCCCAAATTATTGGCGGCTGGAGACCAGTCGATTCAAGGGCCAATTGCCCGGCGAGGAACTCCCGGTCCTGGTCGCCGACGCGCTCACCGAAGAGGGCGAATACGAACAAATCGCCCGGTGCCCAGCCGGGCGCGTGGCGACCCTGAACTCACCCTTCGACATCACCCTCGACCCCGCGGACCTACTGCCGTAG